Proteins encoded in a region of the Halioglobus maricola genome:
- a CDS encoding efflux RND transporter permease subunit yields the protein MGPQFFIKRPRFAFVIAIITVIVGLIAGLVMPVDQYPDIAAPKIVVRANYPGASAETVKDAVAAPIEDQVNGAEGMVYMSSKSASDGSYTLTVTFEIDVDPSLAQVDVQNRVALAEPQLPIEVRQRGVSVRKRSSDMLMVVNLFSPDNRFDGVYLSNYASLNLEAELARVEGVGEAMIIGALDYGMRVWLDPIKLAAKGISVNEVLAAIKEQNIQAAVGQLGGPPNPEVTQFQYVLKTKGRLATVEEFEDIVLRASSDGSVIRMKDVGRLELGAQAYKGFGEFENKPGVLLAIYKLSEANSLATAEAVREKMDELEQYFPEGVEYVVGHDTTLFIEASLEETILTLLFTIALVIFVTYLFLGSIRATLVPTIAVPVSIIGTLAALYFLGMTINTVTLFALILAIGVVVDDAIIVVENVERLMEDEGMSPRAATEQAMNEVAAPIFATSMVLAAVFGPTMLLPGITGQMFAQFGATLVISVLISMINALSLSPALCSLILKPGHHKPNIMVRGFNGGFDVIASGYVKLVRFLAGHMAVSCVLIAGLFALLFAGFSTVPSSFVPEEDKGFFIVDVQLPEAASLNRTADYVDELNEMLMADEAIEYVLTVNGYSLLNTALQSNAGMIIAKLKPWSERKAPEQHQFALQKKYQAAFNQMVEGRSLVFGAPAIPGLGAVAGASYVLLDTQGQGVQPLYEATMAMVQASSEAEEMAMAFSTFRAGYPQIWLEVDRVKAKTLGVKVNDIFTTLQTQLGGMYVNDFNLFGQSYKVMVQADAPYRQNEADLDSLYVNNNRGELVPLGTFVDTVSTQGADVLYRYNTYDSATITGRPNVAQGYSSGDAMMAMERLSANVLPAGYKFDWTDSSYEERKSGNMAPIALAMSLVFTFLFLAALYESFTTPLAIIFSVPIAMIGAVAALMLAGQPLSLYGQIGMVLLVGLASKTAILIVEFGKQLREEQRMDLLEATVEAARLRFRPVMMTGLSFVVGVFPLTIASGAGAASRVSLGLTVFGGTIMAAIGGTILVPVFFKLFQSIREIIHRGPTNPPE from the coding sequence ATGGGACCGCAGTTCTTCATTAAACGGCCGCGCTTTGCGTTCGTCATCGCTATTATCACGGTCATTGTCGGGCTAATCGCAGGCCTGGTGATGCCCGTCGATCAGTACCCGGATATCGCCGCTCCGAAAATTGTTGTGCGGGCCAATTACCCCGGTGCCTCTGCCGAAACTGTGAAGGATGCTGTGGCTGCACCGATTGAGGACCAGGTCAACGGCGCGGAGGGCATGGTTTATATGTCTTCCAAGTCCGCCAGCGATGGCAGCTACACGCTAACGGTCACCTTTGAGATTGACGTTGATCCCTCCCTCGCACAGGTGGACGTGCAGAATCGGGTCGCACTCGCCGAGCCGCAATTGCCGATAGAAGTTCGTCAGCGTGGGGTGAGCGTGCGCAAGCGCTCCTCGGATATGTTGATGGTGGTAAATCTGTTCTCCCCCGACAACCGTTTCGACGGTGTTTATCTCTCCAACTACGCGAGTCTCAATCTAGAGGCGGAACTCGCCCGTGTTGAGGGCGTCGGCGAGGCGATGATTATCGGTGCCCTGGATTACGGCATGCGGGTCTGGCTCGACCCGATCAAACTTGCCGCTAAGGGTATTTCGGTAAATGAGGTATTGGCTGCGATAAAGGAACAGAACATTCAGGCGGCCGTGGGCCAGTTGGGTGGCCCGCCCAATCCCGAGGTGACCCAGTTTCAGTATGTGCTGAAAACCAAGGGTCGACTGGCCACGGTGGAAGAGTTCGAAGACATTGTGTTGCGCGCCAGCTCGGATGGCTCCGTCATCCGAATGAAAGACGTGGGGCGCCTGGAGCTAGGTGCTCAGGCCTACAAGGGTTTTGGTGAATTTGAGAACAAACCCGGCGTACTGCTCGCGATCTACAAGTTGTCGGAAGCCAATTCTCTCGCCACTGCGGAGGCGGTGCGAGAAAAAATGGATGAACTCGAGCAGTACTTTCCTGAAGGGGTAGAGTATGTCGTGGGCCACGATACAACGCTCTTCATCGAGGCATCTTTGGAGGAGACGATCCTCACGCTCTTGTTCACTATCGCCCTTGTAATATTCGTTACCTATCTGTTTCTGGGAAGTATCCGGGCCACCCTGGTGCCAACCATTGCTGTACCTGTATCCATTATCGGCACTCTGGCGGCTCTCTACTTCCTGGGCATGACAATCAATACCGTAACCCTGTTCGCGTTGATTCTCGCTATCGGTGTAGTGGTAGACGATGCGATTATTGTGGTGGAGAACGTTGAACGCCTCATGGAAGATGAGGGCATGTCTCCAAGGGCTGCTACTGAGCAGGCCATGAATGAGGTGGCGGCACCCATTTTCGCAACGTCCATGGTGCTGGCGGCCGTGTTTGGTCCAACCATGTTGCTGCCGGGTATTACCGGGCAGATGTTTGCGCAATTTGGTGCGACGCTGGTGATCTCGGTGCTGATCTCTATGATCAATGCCCTGAGCCTGAGCCCTGCACTCTGTTCGTTGATTCTAAAACCCGGTCACCACAAGCCCAATATTATGGTGCGCGGTTTCAATGGTGGATTCGACGTAATTGCTTCTGGCTATGTGAAGTTGGTGCGTTTCCTGGCCGGGCATATGGCCGTTAGTTGCGTGCTCATTGCGGGATTGTTCGCCTTGCTGTTTGCCGGTTTCAGCACGGTGCCGTCAAGTTTTGTCCCTGAAGAGGACAAGGGCTTTTTTATTGTTGATGTACAGCTTCCTGAAGCAGCGTCTCTCAATCGTACAGCAGACTATGTCGATGAACTGAACGAGATGCTGATGGCGGACGAGGCGATCGAGTATGTGCTGACAGTGAATGGCTACAGTTTGCTCAACACCGCGCTGCAATCCAATGCGGGCATGATCATTGCGAAACTCAAACCCTGGTCCGAGCGCAAAGCACCGGAGCAGCATCAGTTTGCGCTGCAGAAAAAATACCAGGCCGCATTCAATCAGATGGTTGAGGGGCGAAGTCTGGTATTCGGGGCGCCCGCTATTCCCGGTCTGGGAGCAGTTGCCGGTGCATCCTATGTTCTTCTGGATACTCAGGGACAGGGTGTTCAGCCCCTGTACGAAGCCACCATGGCGATGGTGCAGGCATCTAGTGAGGCGGAGGAAATGGCAATGGCATTCTCGACGTTCCGCGCTGGCTATCCGCAAATATGGCTGGAGGTGGATCGGGTCAAAGCCAAGACACTGGGCGTCAAGGTCAACGACATCTTCACCACCCTGCAAACCCAGCTCGGCGGCATGTACGTCAATGACTTCAATCTGTTCGGCCAGTCCTACAAAGTTATGGTGCAGGCAGATGCGCCCTACCGGCAGAACGAGGCAGATCTGGATTCACTCTACGTCAACAACAACCGGGGTGAGTTGGTCCCCCTGGGTACATTTGTCGATACGGTTTCGACCCAGGGTGCCGACGTGCTCTACCGTTACAACACCTACGATTCGGCGACTATTACGGGCCGCCCAAATGTGGCGCAGGGTTATAGCTCCGGCGATGCAATGATGGCGATGGAACGCCTCAGTGCCAATGTATTGCCCGCTGGCTACAAATTTGACTGGACTGATTCCAGCTACGAGGAACGCAAATCCGGCAATATGGCACCGATTGCGCTGGCCATGTCGCTGGTATTTACCTTTCTGTTTCTTGCCGCGCTGTATGAATCATTTACCACACCGCTGGCCATTATTTTCTCAGTGCCTATCGCCATGATAGGCGCGGTAGCGGCACTGATGCTCGCTGGCCAACCTCTGAGCCTCTACGGTCAGATCGGTATGGTGTTGCTGGTGGGCCTGGCATCGAAGACCGCTATCCTGATTGTTGAATTTGGCAAGCAGCTGCGCGAGGAGCAGCGCATGGATTTACTGGAAGCCACGGTAGAAGCGGCGCGCCTGCGCTTTCGCCCGGTGATGATGACAGGTCTGTCCTTTGTGGTCGGCGTATTTCCTCTCACGATCGCCTCGGGTGCCGGTGCTGCCAGTCGTGTGTCACTGGGGCTAACCGTGTTCGGCGGCACGATAATGGCAGCTATCGGTGGCACGATTCTGGTGCCGGTCTTCTTCAAGCTTTTCCAGAGTATCCGTGAAATTATTCATCGTGGCCCTACGAATCCACCCGAGTGA
- a CDS encoding efflux RND transporter periplasmic adaptor subunit, protein MLRILMPLMLGITLAACGESGKEGPVAPAESTAIKIASDSIAVAAKRLVRPSFELPAVVEAVQMARVRPEISATIREIKFSPGQMVEEGDVLMELDTSAYQAAYDTARAQLQSAQASQVNANSNWDRAEDLMPKGYISQQDYDGARAAIDSARAAVASAKAALNKAELDLSHTTITAPFSGKISKSYWAIGDTAMPSSPNAPEPLFILVSMDPVFVTAGVQLEKYHEFVLKRKAWLDAGKTIPELEVGLKLSGGSEYPHSGVFEAWDNTSSASSGTITGRVLFPNPDGLLLPGNNVTLEGKVVGGINRIVIPQKAVLRDQQGEYVKIVDSSDTLVRRNVDVGIRDGADWVIIDGLEVGDRVVTAGAQRLREGAKVAIQ, encoded by the coding sequence ATGCTGCGAATCTTGATGCCGCTAATGCTGGGGATCACACTTGCCGCTTGTGGCGAATCTGGGAAGGAGGGGCCCGTTGCTCCTGCGGAGTCGACGGCAATCAAGATTGCCAGCGATTCCATAGCGGTGGCCGCCAAACGCCTGGTGCGTCCGTCTTTCGAACTTCCCGCCGTGGTTGAGGCCGTCCAGATGGCGAGAGTTCGGCCTGAGATCAGCGCGACCATTCGAGAAATCAAGTTCTCACCAGGGCAGATGGTGGAAGAGGGCGATGTATTGATGGAGTTGGACACGTCCGCCTATCAGGCCGCGTACGACACAGCACGGGCTCAGTTGCAGTCTGCGCAGGCATCTCAGGTCAATGCTAATTCCAACTGGGATCGGGCTGAAGACCTCATGCCTAAAGGTTATATATCTCAGCAGGATTATGACGGAGCCCGTGCCGCAATCGATAGCGCGCGCGCTGCGGTTGCCTCGGCTAAAGCTGCCCTGAATAAAGCCGAGCTGGATCTTTCACACACCACTATCACCGCGCCCTTTAGCGGCAAGATCAGCAAGTCTTACTGGGCAATTGGTGATACCGCCATGCCATCGTCACCTAACGCGCCGGAGCCTTTGTTCATTCTCGTGAGTATGGATCCGGTATTTGTTACTGCGGGCGTGCAGCTGGAGAAGTATCACGAATTCGTACTCAAACGAAAAGCCTGGTTAGACGCCGGTAAGACCATCCCGGAGCTTGAGGTTGGCCTGAAACTTTCGGGGGGCAGCGAGTATCCTCACTCTGGTGTTTTTGAGGCCTGGGATAACACCTCCTCGGCAAGTTCGGGCACGATTACCGGCCGCGTCCTCTTCCCTAACCCTGACGGGCTTCTTCTTCCTGGAAACAACGTCACGCTGGAAGGTAAGGTCGTAGGTGGTATCAATCGCATTGTCATTCCCCAGAAAGCGGTACTGCGCGACCAGCAGGGTGAGTACGTCAAAATTGTTGATAGCTCGGATACCCTGGTGCGACGCAACGTGGACGTGGGGATCAGGGACGGTGCTGATTGGGTCATCATCGACGGCCTCGAGGTGGGAGACAGGGTGGTTACCGCAGGTGCTCAACGCCTGCGCGAAGGCGCAAAAGTAGCGATTCAGTAA
- a CDS encoding Na+/H+ antiporter NhaC family protein, whose protein sequence is MSKKITNNNDQGSQTSAPLEEAAVTPAQHTETLIESDVRLRPLLKPAGIIFLCSLAISFFVAQTVNPVWVEQKTVFQVYESSNGSLVYTYKGEEVAFTADTVPYAQAELNQQSLDQLVGEPTTRQQWVTEVVSNAGEESVQYAQLEAKYHLGIWSLLPAVLTIALCVLTREPLTALLGGVAVGAFMLGRFDLTGDVLIPSLASPGTASVLLLYLWLLGGLLGIWSKTGAAQAFADYMTKHFVRGPRSAKVVTWCLGVFFFQGGTISTVLVGTTVRPLADRENVSHEEMAYIVDSTASPIASILAFNAWPAYVQALIYVPGVAFLATEADRISFFFKSVPFSFYSIFAVLGTLLLSLGITRFAGGGIRRAQQRAAATGELDAPDATPLAAEELQTSKVPAGYASHVSEFLIPIILIIGTAITTFALTGSPNVHWGFGFALLTAACIALFKGMKLGELVEGLGDGLKGVVVASVILMLAITIGAISKDVGGGLFLVEMLGERIPFWTLPVCLQLLTMAAAFSTGSSWGTYAIVFPLAMPLAWAVAVNQGVSNPELFMTICFVTVLNGSVYGDQCSPISDTTILSSMTTGCDLMDHVKTQLVPATIASAIAAVLWTATVYWFA, encoded by the coding sequence ATGTCGAAGAAAATAACAAACAACAACGACCAGGGCTCGCAAACCTCTGCCCCTCTCGAAGAGGCCGCGGTAACCCCCGCACAACACACAGAGACTCTGATCGAAAGCGATGTTCGGTTGCGCCCACTACTCAAGCCCGCCGGCATCATTTTCCTGTGCTCTCTCGCGATCTCATTTTTCGTGGCACAGACGGTGAATCCAGTCTGGGTTGAACAAAAAACCGTGTTCCAGGTGTATGAAAGCAGCAATGGTTCGCTGGTATACACATACAAGGGCGAAGAAGTTGCGTTCACCGCGGACACCGTTCCGTACGCCCAGGCAGAGCTCAATCAACAATCTCTGGACCAACTCGTCGGTGAACCGACTACTCGACAACAGTGGGTGACGGAGGTAGTCAGCAACGCGGGTGAAGAATCGGTGCAATATGCGCAACTAGAGGCCAAGTACCACCTGGGTATCTGGTCGCTGCTGCCTGCTGTACTCACGATTGCATTATGTGTACTCACCCGGGAACCGCTGACGGCCCTATTGGGCGGCGTAGCCGTAGGTGCTTTCATGCTGGGGCGCTTTGACCTCACCGGTGATGTACTTATTCCCTCTCTGGCGAGCCCCGGAACGGCGAGTGTCCTGCTTTTATACCTCTGGCTGCTTGGCGGTCTGCTTGGCATATGGTCGAAGACCGGCGCCGCCCAGGCGTTCGCTGATTACATGACGAAGCACTTTGTACGCGGCCCCCGATCCGCAAAGGTCGTTACCTGGTGCCTGGGAGTCTTCTTTTTCCAGGGCGGCACTATCAGTACTGTACTGGTAGGCACCACAGTGCGACCACTGGCCGATCGAGAGAATGTCAGCCACGAAGAAATGGCCTACATCGTAGACTCAACCGCATCACCCATCGCCTCCATACTCGCTTTCAATGCCTGGCCAGCCTACGTGCAGGCTCTCATATACGTGCCAGGCGTGGCATTTCTGGCGACCGAAGCAGACCGCATCAGCTTCTTTTTCAAAAGCGTACCTTTCAGTTTCTACAGCATTTTTGCCGTCCTGGGTACGCTGCTACTCAGTTTGGGAATCACGCGATTCGCTGGCGGCGGCATTCGCCGCGCCCAGCAACGCGCCGCAGCAACAGGCGAACTGGATGCACCCGATGCCACGCCGCTGGCAGCCGAGGAACTGCAAACCAGCAAAGTACCGGCAGGTTATGCTTCCCATGTGAGTGAATTCCTCATACCGATCATCCTGATTATCGGTACCGCGATTACAACGTTCGCGCTGACCGGGTCACCCAATGTGCACTGGGGCTTCGGTTTTGCATTGCTCACGGCTGCATGTATCGCACTCTTCAAGGGAATGAAACTGGGCGAATTGGTGGAAGGGCTTGGAGACGGGCTGAAAGGCGTTGTTGTCGCCTCGGTTATTCTCATGCTGGCGATCACCATCGGTGCGATCAGCAAAGATGTGGGTGGCGGCCTGTTCCTGGTGGAAATGCTGGGAGAGCGTATTCCTTTCTGGACGCTACCCGTCTGCCTTCAGCTGCTAACCATGGCTGCCGCCTTCTCCACTGGTTCAAGTTGGGGGACGTATGCCATCGTATTCCCACTGGCGATGCCGCTCGCCTGGGCTGTTGCGGTAAACCAGGGTGTTTCAAACCCTGAGCTATTCATGACCATCTGCTTTGTAACCGTACTCAATGGCAGTGTATACGGCGACCAGTGTTCGCCAATTTCTGACACTACTATCCTGAGCTCCATGACCACGGGCTGCGACTTGATGGATCATGTAAAGACCCAGTTGGTGCCAGCAACGATCGCATCGGCAATAGCCGCCGTGCTATGGACAGCAACCGTCTACTGGTTTGCCTGA